A genomic region of Cyanobacteria bacterium FACHB-DQ100 contains the following coding sequences:
- the ald gene encoding alanine dehydrogenase, translating into MEIGVPKETKDQEFRVGLSPSSVRVLVEQGHSVFVESHAGIGSGFSDADYTQAGATIATHTQEAWDRELVIKVKEPLVSEYHYLQKGKILFTYLHLAANRRLTEHLLDSGVSAIAYETVELPDRRLPLLTPMSIIAGRLSVQFGARYLERQQGGRGVLLGGVPGVKPGRVVILGGGIVGTEAARMAIGMGAQVTILDVNVDRLSYLETIFGSRAELLYSNSSHVEELVPQADLLIGSVLIPGRKAPTLVSRELVGQMRSGSVIVDVAVDQGGCIETLHPTSHTEPTYVEEGVVHYGVPNMPGAVPWSATQALNNSTLPYVIKLANNGMTALDHDSALAKGLNVQNHHLLHPAIQEVFPDLARV; encoded by the coding sequence ATGGAAATTGGTGTGCCGAAGGAAACGAAGGATCAAGAGTTTCGCGTGGGATTAAGTCCAAGCAGTGTCCGGGTGCTAGTTGAACAAGGGCACTCGGTGTTTGTAGAGTCGCATGCGGGAATCGGATCGGGATTTAGCGACGCAGATTATACACAGGCAGGCGCGACGATCGCGACGCATACCCAGGAGGCTTGGGATCGAGAGCTTGTGATCAAGGTGAAAGAGCCGTTAGTTTCCGAATATCATTACCTTCAGAAAGGCAAAATTCTGTTTACGTATTTGCATTTAGCTGCCAATCGCCGCTTAACCGAACATTTGCTTGATTCTGGTGTAAGTGCGATCGCTTACGAAACGGTTGAACTTCCAGATAGACGCTTGCCGTTGTTAACGCCGATGAGCATTATCGCGGGGCGACTATCGGTGCAATTTGGAGCGCGATATTTAGAGCGGCAACAGGGCGGGCGCGGTGTGTTACTCGGCGGGGTTCCGGGAGTGAAACCGGGACGAGTGGTGATTCTGGGTGGGGGAATTGTTGGAACCGAAGCGGCAAGAATGGCGATCGGAATGGGCGCACAGGTGACAATTTTGGACGTGAATGTTGATCGATTGTCTTATCTTGAAACCATCTTCGGTTCACGAGCAGAGCTACTTTATAGCAATTCGAGCCACGTTGAAGAACTTGTACCACAGGCGGATCTACTGATCGGGTCTGTGCTCATTCCAGGACGAAAAGCTCCGACTTTGGTATCGCGGGAATTGGTCGGTCAGATGCGATCGGGTTCAGTAATCGTGGATGTTGCTGTAGATCAAGGGGGATGTATTGAAACATTGCATCCAACTTCGCATACAGAGCCAACTTATGTTGAGGAAGGCGTAGTGCATTATGGAGTGCCGAATATGCCCGGAGCTGTTCCCTGGAGTGCAACTCAGGCACTGAATAACAGTACATTGCCTTATGTGATTAAGCTAGCGAACAATGGAATGACAGCGCTCGATCATGATTCTGCGTTAGCGAAAGGCTTAAACGTGCAGAATCATCATTTGCTCCATCCAGCCATACAAGAAGTGTTTCCAGATTTAGCGCGAGTCTAG